TGCAAAAGCCTGTTTAGTTTTTTCTGACACGTAGTTACTACCATTTAGCTGCACAGTCAACAGCTTGTTTTTGGCAACTTCTGGTATTTTCTGCTCAATTTGGTAAGGGTCAGGGTTTTTTAAAGGTAAACCAGCGACACGTAATACCATAACAGCTTCTCGCAGGCAGCGATCGCTATCTTTTTGATAGCTGCCATTTAAAGCCACCGCTAAATGAGGTTGATCACCAAGGATATCTTTGACTAAGTTGGTGAGAATGCCTTTAGGGCCAAACTCTATGAAACAATAGCCACCTTGAGCGTAAATGTTTTCAATCTCTTGCTTAAAAAGTACCTGATTAATCAGGTGTTGTTTAAGGATTTTTTGAATGGCCTGTGGTTCATTTGGATAACACTCTCCTGTGACATTAGTGTAAACAGGGATTGTTGGCTCCTGTAAACTCACTTTCTCAATTGCTTGAGCAAAAGGTTTTTGAGCATAAGCTACCAGGGGTGTATGAAAAGCTGCGGAAACAGGTAGTAAGACAGTAGAATAAGCTTTCGCTTTTAGTTGCTCCTGTAGTTGGGCTATTTCAGCTTTCGCCCCTGCCAACACAACTTGACGAGGGGAATTCAAGTTAGCGATGGTCACTTGGGGGAAATTCTTGATCACTTCTTCAACTTGAGTGATATCGCCTTTGACTGCCAGCATCACTCCCGTGTCAAACTCGGGATCATTTAGTGCAGCCATAGCTTGTCCTCTGGCTTTCACTAGAAAAAAGTAATCTTCCTCCCTAAAAACACCCGCAGCCCATAAAGCCGTCAATTCTCCAAAGCTATGTCCCAAGACAAAATCTGGCTTAAATCCTCCCTGTTGTAATATCTTGTAAAGACCAACGCTGAAAGCCCCAATTGCTGGCTGTGCATATTCTGTACGTTGTAATGCTTCAACCTGTGCCTGTCTTTGCGCTGTATCAAAAACTGGGGGAGGGAAAACTATTTCTGAAATAGGCTGCAAGCCATCTTTATAGAAAAGCTTATCTATCTCACCATAGGCCTGTCGTAAGCAAGGAAAGTTGATCACCAGTTCTTGACCCATTTCCAGGTATTGAGAACCTTGTCCAGAAAACAGGGCAACTACCTTGCCTGCTGTTGCTATTCCAGCTTTGCGGTAGTAAATTCCTTGGGGATGATCCCACGATTCTGCTTCTGGCTTCTTGGTGAGTAGGTCAATACATATTTGCAATGCTTTATAAGCTTCAGTCAAGGATTCGGCTACAAATCCAATTCTGGCATTTGTGGCAGGAATTTCTAATGATGCACAAGCCGCAATCAGTTCAGCATAATGCCGTTCTCTTTCTGGGGATTGCAACTGATGTAGAATTTCTTGACAGCGTGATACTAACTGCTCAGGTGTGGATGCAAATAAAAGCACCGATTGAGGGGTATGATGTAAACGATAAGGGCGATCGTGTTCGCTAGAGTATTCTTCTAAGACAACGTGATAATTCGTACCACCAAAACCAAAAGAACTTACTCCTGCCCGTCTTGGTACTTCTGCTTGAGAACGAATCCAAGGTCTTGTTTCTGTATTCAAATACAAAGGTGAGTTTTCCAGACCTAGTTTCGGATGCGGCTTAGTAACATTGATGGTTGCTGGCAATACTTTGTGGTGTAAAGCTAATGCTGTTTTAATCAAACTTGCTGCACCCGCAGCAGCTTTTGCATGTCCAATCTGTGATTTGACACTTCCAAGTGCAATATGTTGTTTTTTTAGATTGTTTTCCCCAAAAACTTCTTTGAGAGCTGTGACTTCGGCTGGATCTCCAACCATAGTTCCTGTACCGTGTGCTTCAATCAAACCAACACTGGTAGGTGAAAAACCTGCATCTTCATAAGCACGATGCAAAGCTTTGACTTGACCTTCTGGACGAGGTGCATAGATGCTTTTGTAACGACCATCACTGGAGGTACCAATACCTTTAATAACTGCATAGATTCGGTCATTATCCCGAATCGCGTCTTCAAGGCGCTTCAACACCAACATCCCTATTCCTTCAGCTAACATCATCCCATCTGATTGGGCATCAAAAGGTTTGGGATTCTGGCTTGGGGAAACAGCAGGTGTTTTGCTGAAACACATATAGGCGACAACTGAGTTGTCAGTGTCTACTCCACCAGTAAGCATCATGTCGGCTCGATGCTCAATTAGTTCACTGATTGACATCGCAAGCGCCCCCAATGAACTGGCACAGGCGGCATCCACCACACAGTTCATTCCTCCTAAATCTAGGCGGTTGGCAATTCGTCCAGCCACTATATTCGCTAGCATACCGGGAAAGGCATTTTCTTCCCATTGCACATATGCACTTTTGATTTTCTCGATAATTTTTTGTGTATCTTCATCAGACAAGCCACTACTTTTTAAGACTTTCTCCCAGATGGGATACTCCAATCTAGTAGCTAATGGCATTGCTAACTGCCTTGCCAGTGCTACACCCAAAATTACCCCTGTGCGTTCTCGATTAAACTGACTTTTTTCACCATAACCAGCATCTTCCATTGCTGCTTTCGCAACAACCAAAGCTAGCAACTGTGAAACATCAGTCACTTCCAAGACATTGGGAGGAAGCCCAAATTCCATAGGGTTAAATTCGATGTCTGGGATGAATCCGCCACGTTTGCAGTAAGTTTTGTCAGGTGTTTTAGGGTTAGGATCGTAGTATTCGTTAATGTTCCAGCGTGATGGAGGAACATCAGTAATACAATCAACTTTGTGAATAATTTTTTCCCAGTATTCCTGTAAATTTTTAGATTCTGGAAAGATAGAAGCCATCCCAATAATAGCAATAGGATTCTGGTGCAGTTTTTTATTAATTTTATTAATTTCAGTTGCATTTGCAGACATCATCTTTTTAACCTTTATAAGTTTGTCCAAAGCCTGTTCACAGTTGCTCACTTCTTTTTGTAATTGTTCAAAGTCAACTTCAATTCTAGAAGTATCCATGACTTAATCTTCATTATTTACTTGGGAAATGTAGGGAAATAACCAAGATTTATGTACTCTACAAAAAACACGATTGAAATTATTTGTTAGAAAACAAATCATTGATTGTTTTACAGAGTAGGTAAGAATTTCTATCTTCAAGCTTTCTACATAAGCAATTAAGTAGCTTGAGCTTGGATTACCTCAACTAAATAAATTAATCCAACTCTGTGCGTCTGAGTAATAACATCCATTACTCATGCTGCTTATTGTAGACTAGTTGCTTTTTTGTAGCAACTTAAATGCAACAAACTCATTCCTAGTATTTGAAATTATTAGTCAGCCTTTTGTGTAGACAATTATAAATTAACTTAACTGCATTAGTTGCGTTAATTTAACAATTGCCTACAAAATTTTATTGTTAATTAGCATCACTACCTTTCTTTCTAGATTCTGTCTGTTCTTCAGCAGCAGATAATAGCCGCCTTTCAAGTTCACTAATACTAATTCCCAGCTCAGAAGCTGTTTTGGTTTTCCATTCTTCCAGTTCAGCATCGTGTTGATTAAGCCATTCATGCACCGCGATACGTGCCATCTCAGCTTTACGAGCTGTCTGGCGGGCTGCATGAAAAATTAGCCGCTGGTGATCAAACCTTGTTAATGAGAGCATGAATCGCTGTAGTTTCATTCTCTTTAGGATGCGAACAACTTTAGCCACATCACCTATTTCAAACTTTTTCTAACACTATCTCATCTACCAAGAGTTTATCTTCTAAAATTGCATATAAATTTTACGTCTTTTACGAGCGAAATCGTGTTGATGGAATGTTAGCCTGAAAATTAGGTAAAAAATAGAAGAAAGAAGAGAATTTTATCTTTGATTATGAACTTACTTTATTTTGTCTATGATGACAAGATAAATCTCTAAGTTTTATGCAAGCTAGTGATACTATTTCTGAGATAGCAATCTATGTCTATAACTCTCTTTGATAAGAAGAACAAGGTGGGATAATTGTATACAAGCTAATGTAGAAAGTGTGTTAGCATGAGCATCTACCAAAAAGTAGAGATTTCAAAGACTTTATTGTATTAATCTATAATTTCTAATAATTAGATACTGTTATAAATATCACATATAAATGATACAAACTCTTCTACTTTATGATAGATGATTTAAATACATTATTAATTCAATTTAACTAATCATATTGCCTTTCATGAAGTGCTTGTAAACATTAATGCTAATATTTTAGTTTCAATTATTTTTTCTCTTTAAAGACGTTGCATATGAGTTGCATTTGAGTATCTTAAATACTATGGTTGGTGATTAAATTGAGTCAAGACAAAGTTCAATACTTTTATAAAGTAGGAGGCAACAACATTGCAAACATCAATTACCTTAATAACTGTATTACATCATCTGCCATTAGATATGATTACGTCTTGTCAAATTCAGTTTTTACTTGCTTAGATTTCACGAAACTAAATGGAGTTGCTGGCATGAGACTATCTGAGCTAGATCCACTCATACCAATATCTGATTTAAGAGAAGAACTCCTCAGATTGCCAAAAGGCTACTGTTTTTATGAACAAGAACTTATAGAGTTTTTATCACGGCGACGATGGCCTGAAAACAATCGCCGTATTGATCGAACAACTTTTTGGCGGTGGAGAAACGACAATGGAATTGAGCATCAAAAAGTATTTAGTCGATTGGATCTTTTAAAACTCTGTCAAATCTGTGACCACTACCGCATCGATGGAACACGTAGCGAATACTTAGACATTATGAAAAGGAAAAAAGAGGTATGCTAAACCCGTAAATCAGTACAATATTGCAGACACACATTCCTGATTGGCTCCTAATGCTACAGAGTGATGGATACTTTTTCTATAATCCATCCTCTGATAGCAAAAATTACATCTGAAATTCTCAGTCAAACTTATCCAGTTTACTTTCCACTATCTATGTAATCGATAACTCCTAAACTGGAATAGCACTCAATGTGGCGACGTTATTGACACCACCCGTACCTCAGCAATCCAAATTCGTATGACTGTAGAGCAGAGCTATTGCCATTTGTCTGTCTACAAATTTCAGAAATCATCGGAAGACAGGATAATCCTTTACTAGGTAGATCATGGTGCAAAAACAAAGGCAGCCAATTACGATACCTACAAATCGTTTGCCTATAATTCTGGTAATTGCTATGACTTTAGGTATCGGTGCAATTTCTCTCTATAGCTTTTCTAGATTTCGATCTAAATCCGTAGACAACACTTCAGTTAACCCAGTTAATTCTCCTACCATTAGTGCTATTGCTGCTCTTGGACGCTTAGAGCCTCAAGGAGAAGTGATTAATTTGTCTGCTCCCAATTCCCAAGGTGGCGTTCAAGTTGCACGACTCCTGGTAAAGGAAGGAGAGAAGGTGCAGAAAGGACAAGCAATTGCACTTCTTGATAGTTTCTATGTTCGTCTTGCAGCCTTAGAAAACGCTAAAAAACAGGTTCTAGTTGCCCAAGCTAGTCTCAATCAGGTAAAAATAGGAGCAAAAGCAGGAGATTTAGCTGCCCAAAAAGCGACTATTGCTCGTATAGAAGCTGAGTTACGTGGAGAAATATCTGCACAACAAGCAACTATAGCTCGTCTAGAGGCAGAATTGCGGAATGCGGAAAGCGAAAATCGGCGATATCAGATGTTATACCAACAGGGAGCCATTTCAGCATCCGATGCAGATGCTAAACGCTTGAGGGTGGATACTGTTCAACAACAACTCAATGAAGCAAAAGCTACCCAAAACCGTACGGTGGACACTCTTCAAAAACAGTTAATAGAAGCTAGAGCTAGGCTAGCAAGTATTGCTGAAGTCCGTCCTACTGATATACAAGCAGCGCAAGCTGAAGTTGAGAAGGCAAAAACAGCAGTAGCACAGGCCCAAGCAGATTTGGATTTAAGTATGGTGCGATCGCCAATAGATGGCCAAGTCATAAAAATTTATACCTGGCCTGGAGAAATCATTGGTAATCAAGGAATTGCTCAAATAGGTCGCACAGATCAGATGTATGTGGTAGCCGAAGTTTATGAAACTGATATTCAAAAAGTGCATTTAGGTCAGCCTGCAACTATTACTAGCAATGCTTTTCTGGGAGAAATACAAGGAACAGTAACAGAGATAGGTTTACAAGTTACTCAACAAAATATCTTTACTAACAATCCAGGAGCAGATACAGATAATAAAGTAGTTGAGGTCAAAATCCGTATCAATAATCCAGCAGATAATCAACGAGTTGCAGCCCTGACTAACTTACAAGTAGAAGTACTCATTCATACTAAGCAGTCTCACCAATAAATACTTTTTTGAGCATAGGAAGTATCAAGAAACATTCTAATAACTTGATGCCAAGAGATTGCTTTTCCAATCTCAGTTTTGAGGTTTAAAAGATGAGAAAGAAGATACCTGTAGCCTGGCTACAATTAGCTCGACAAAAACTTCGCTTTCTAGTAGCTTTGGCTGGTATTGCATTTGTAGCTGTTTTGATGTTTATGCAAATTGGCTTCCAAGATGCTCTCTATGCCAGTGCGACGCAAGTGCAAAAAAACTTAGAAGGAGATTTATTTGTAATCAGTTCCCAATATAAATCCTTAACCTCAAATCAAAGTTTTCCACGCATTCGTTTATATCAAGCATTAGGTTTTGATTCTATAGAATCAGTCAACTCTTTATACGTTCAATTTGCTAAACTCAAAAATCCAATTAATGGTCGTAAATTTCCAATTTATGTACTTGGCTTTGATCCAGCAAAATCAGTTTTTAAATTGCCAGAAGTTAATAAAAATCTAAATCTACTTAAACGTCCTAACGTAGTTTTATTTGATCGTGGTTCACGACCAGAATTTGGCCCAATTGCGGAAAAAGTTGTTCAAAACGAACCTGTTAGTATTGAAATATTTGGATATAACTCATTAATTGGTTATAGAGTGAAAGTTGCTGGCTTATTCAAACTAGGGCCTTCCTTTGGAGTTGATGGCAATTTAATGATTAGTTACTCAACTTTCATTAGGGTATTTAAAGATCGTTCTCCCGAATATATAGATATAGGCTTACTTACTCTCAAACCTGGTGCTGATCCTCAAAAAGTTTTAGCGATGCTGTCAGCCCACTTACCTAAAGATGTTAAAGTTTTGACACGTGAAGGTTTTATGAATTTTGAAAAAAACTATTGGAGTGTAAGAACACCAATTGGATTTATCTTTAATTTGATGGTAATTATGGGCTTTATTGTTGGTGTAGTTGTTGTTTATCAAATACTTTATAGTAATATATCTAGCCACTTAGCTGAATATGCAACCTTAAAAGCAATGGGATTTAAAAATAAATACTTGCTAGGTATTGTTTTTCAACAAGCTTTCATTTTGGCAATATTAGGTTATATTCCTGGCATATTTATATCTATATTTCTATACGATTTGGCAAAAAATGCTACTAAACTACCAGTTCTTATGAGCTATGACAAGGCATTAATAATATTACTTGCGACATTATTAATGTGCTTAACTTCTGCATTTTTATCAACTAATAAATTACGAGTAGTAGATCCAGCTGAAATTTTTTAGTTTAATCATCAAATGAACTACAAAGTCCATGTTTCAACAAGATGTTGTTGTTTCCGTTAGAAATCTCAATCACTACTTTGGTCAAAAATCATTACGAAGTCAGATTTTATTTGACATTAATTTGGTGATAAAATCTGGAGAAATTGTGATTTTGTCAGGTCCATCGGGTTCCGGAAAGACAACTTTACTAACTTTAATTGGTGGATTGCGGTCTGTTCAAGAAGGAAACCTCAAATTTTTGAACTGGGAGTTACATGGGACAAGTAATGAAACATTGGTGCAAGTACGTCGCAACATTGGCTATATTTTCCAAGCTCATAACTTACTGGATTTTTTAACAGCCCGACAGAATGTACAAATGTCACTTGAACTACACAAAAATATTTCTTATCGACAGGCTCGGCTGAAATCAGAGGCGATGCTCCATGCTGTTAAATTAGGACATCGCATTAATTACTATCCTACCGAACTTTCGGGAGGACAAAAGCAACGGGTAGCCATTGCCCGTGCTTTGGTAAGTCAGCCCAAATTAGTCTTAGCTGATGAACCTACTGCTGCCTTAGACAGTAAGTCTGGTAGAGAGGTTGTAGAAATAATGCAGCAACTGGCGAAGGAACAACAATGTGCTATTTTGATGGTGACTCATGACAACCGAGTTTTAGATATAGCCGATAAAATAATTCATATAGAAGATGGTCGGTTAATCAAAGAAGAATTATTTTAACTCCTCTGTAACTTCTACTCTGGTGTGTTCTCTACGTTCTCTATGGTTTATAAATTATTGAATTAACCACATAGACACAGAAGACGCAGAGAGGAAAAAGAGATTTTAAGATTCACTGTCAAATATTTACTTTTTCACTAAAATATAGGCTGTGGCATATTCAGGTAACTGACTGATGTACCTGCTAAAATCCCTATTAGTCTTAAAAATCCCTGCTAAAAAATCAAGCTGATAAAGATTTGGTAAAAATGCTCCGCCTGTATCGGCGATCGCTCCCATTTTTAGGCGTTTATTTTTACCTTGACCATACTCAATTACAATTACTCGGCCTAAACCAATATTTAATACATCCCCAGCAAAAGTTACTCCTGGCTTAATGGAAATTTTTGCATCAATCTTATATCCATAGCCTTTAATAGCATTTACTTTTCTAAAATACCAATACCGCTTTTGTGCTGTTGGTTTTACTCCTCGAATGTAAGGCATTCCATTATTTCGATCTACATTAAAAAATTCTCGAGTACCATCAGTAAAATTAATCAAAATTGTTCCTTGCATTAAAGCTTCTTCCAAGCCTTGACGAGTCAAATAAGCAAGAGGTTCAACTTTACCGTATTCTCTTCCCCCAGGTTCATAAATACCTGATAAAACATCCTGTTTCGTATATCTAGTATAAAATTTGTCGCCACTTAAATTATCTTTTAAACTGTAAATTGGTATATTGTAATTCGCAGTTTTTTTCCTAGAGCCTGTATGAGTAAAAACGGCATATTTAGTAATTCTTAAGCGTTTTTGCTGAGGATTTTGTGGTTTATAAGCAGACCATTTTATTACTCGAAAATTATTATTGATAAAATTGGGATCTTGTAAACGAGTCATGCGATTTTTGGCAATATCCTCTTTTAAAACAGCAATCATAAAATCTAGAGTTTTCAATGTATCTTGGACACTAACTCCTGCAGTTCCTAGTAATCCTGTTCGGAGAATATCTGGGTCTTGATTTGCGTAGTCTTGGTAATATTTTCTAGTATTAGCAAGAACAAATAACAAATCTTTTTGATTGAAATTCACCTTATTCTTTGGTAGTTTGGCAGAAGAGAGAATTTGATTACCATTAATGCTATATTTATATTTTTTAAATTCATCAATAACTTGATAGGGGGTAGATGCTGATATCAATCCTAAGCTTGATGTAGAATTACTTTGTTTATCTGGATTCTCGTCTTGTAAATTTTTGATAATTTTAGAACTCGTTGGAACAGAGGCAAGAGACATTTGTTGTTGAGTGTTCGACTGAGTATATAAGTAGCCACTACCGAAACCAACAGATAATAAAGCAGCAGAACAAAGGAGAAGGCGAAATTTTGGGTTGAATAGAATACTCATAGCTAGAAGAATTTATTTTTTAATAAACTTTTGTTTTCTCAGTAACTTAACATTAAAACCTAAAATGTAAACAGTTATCTTGTGTCGATTACATATAATTTCAGATGAAAGACAAAATTAAGCCAGATTGGGCTGGTGAAGGACTGCTCTCACAATTTGTGAATCTACTTATTCAGACCAGACCAATTTACAACCTGATGAAACATCAGGCAAGGCAAGTAATTATTAAAACTGCTGAAAAAAATGGTGTTCCTTGGCGCAAAAACTACGAAACTTTGGCAGCATCGGGAGTAAAACAGCAACTAACAGAAATAGTAGACTCTAATATTGTCTACCCCGACTACTATCAAGTTCCCTTCCATGCCTACTCCGAAGGAAATCTTTGCTGGCAAGCGGCCTTAGAAGCCCCCAGCGCTACTTACTCAATGGCGCTGCGAGTATGGCCTAAAGAAAAGCTGACTTGGGAAACTGCCCACGATCGCTTGCGAGACACCTTTCATCAAGTTTTGGCAACCTATGGCCCTCAAGAAGTAAAAGATATTTTAGATATAGGCTGTTCTGTAGGTATTTCTACTTTAGCTTTACACCGCTTTTACCAGAAAAAGCAAAATCACCCTGTTCGTACAATTGGTCTAGATTTGTCGCCTTATATGCTAGCTGTAGCTAAAACTTTAGATGTCAATGGTGAAATATCCCAGTGGCTTCATGCTAAGGGGGAAGATACAAAACTGCAAAGTAACTCCTTTGATCTTGTCACTTTGCAATTTGTGACTCATGAATTGCCACATTACATCAGCAAAGCAATTTTTACTGAGGCGCTGCGACTGCTGCGTCCTGGTGGCTATATTGCATTGGTGGACAACAATCCAAAATCTCCTGTAATTCAAAATTTGCCACCAGTTTTATTTACTTTAATGAAAAGTACTGAACCTTGGAGTGACGATTACTACTCTTTTGATATAGAAGCAGCATTAGAAGAGGTAGGTTTTGAGAAACCAGTTACAGTTGCTAGTGACCCCCGCCACCGCACTATTATTAGCCGCAAGCCTCAGTAGTATTGATTGTTGATGGTTGGTTGTTGGTTGGAAAACCGAACATTAGACACCAATTACAAAAAAAGGCAGAGGGTAGATGGCAGAGGGCAGAAGGTCTATGTATCAATAAAAACTTTGAGTGGGGGTATAAAGCCCGCTAAAAGCCCACTAATAAAGATGAAAAGATTTGTGTCGAACTGAGAGTGCGACAAGACACAAAGCTTCTACAGCCTAAGTCCCACATTTTTAAGCGTGGTTTCCCTTCTGCCTTCTGCCCTCATACTTCTGCCTTCTGAATAACAAATAAACATGATTGAATGAGGATTGAATTAATGCGATCGCCTAAATTAACACCACCAATTTCGCCAGATTTTATAACTGTACTTGAGCAAGCTGTTTGTGCATATCGGGGAGAAGCAAGCGATCGCCCTCCCGCCGCAGCACTGGTAAATGCTTTACTCGAAGCAGAAAAAGCTGCTAAGCAACAAAAATTAACCTATCCCTTTACATCGTTGCTTGGTCAATGGCGACTATGTTTTACCACTGGAACTCGCAAACGTAAAAATAGGGGAGGAATTGAATTAGGTAGGGGTTTTTATGTACCAAAGCTTGGGGCTGCACACATTTGTTTTGCTGCTACAGATATAGCTGTTGGTAAAGGGAAAATAAGTAATCAAGTACAACTTGGCGGCCTATTGTTAAAATTTACAGGCCCAGCCAGATATTTAGGAAAGAAAAACTTGTTGGCTTTTGATTTTACCCAAATGCAAATCAGCTTGTTTGGTCGTATTGTCTACAAACAACAGATTCGAGGCGGTAAGAGTCAAACAGAAGATTTCTACAATCAGGCGATCGCCAAACAACCCTTTTTTGCTTTCTTTCTCATGACCGAAGATTTGATCGCGGCGCGTGGACGTGGAGGGGGGCTGGCGATTTGGATAAAAGAAAGCAGTCTTTAGATAAAATAAAATATTCTCAGCTTTGGGGATTCGGGAGGATCGAGTCGTGGAGAAAACCACGATGAACACACAAAATATGCAGACGCAACAGGATGGCATCTTTTTAAAAGATTGGTCTTGGCCTTTCTGGCCTGTTTTACCACTCTACCCATTTGGCAGACGACGTACAATCCGGCAAGAAGTAGTGAAAGATACGATCTGGACTTTTGACCAGATACAAGGGATTTTCTATGTCGTCGTGCCAATTCGTATGACCGTTGTGAAGTTAGAAGCAGGTGGACTCCTCGTTTATGCACCGATCGCACCAACCCCAGAATGTATCCGCCTTGTTGAAGAGTTAGTGACAGAACACGGGGATGTTAAATATATTATCCTGCCTACCATTTCTGGTTTAGAACATAAAGTCTTTGTCGGCCCTTTTGCCAGACGTTTTCCCCAAGCACAAGTCTTTGTAGCCCCGAAGCAGTGGAGTTTTCCTCTCAACCTGCCCCTGAGTTGGCTGGGTTTACCAGGGGGACGTACTCATGTACTTCCATCCAACAGCAGTGATACACCCTTTGCTGATGAGTTTGACTATGCAATTCTTGGCCCTATTGAATTGGGGCCGGGACGATTTGCCGAAGTTGCGTTTTTACACAAGCGATCGCGTACATTGCTAGTAACAGATATAGTTCTGTCTATCCCCGCAGAACCACCAGAAATAGTTCAACTTGACCCCTATCCTCTACTGTTTCATGCCAAAGACGACGCCTTCCACACCGTTTTTGACACTGAGGCTAACCGTCGTAAGGGGTGGCAGCGAATTGTATTATTTGCTTTTTACTTCCAACCGAGTACGCTGGAAGTAATTGGTACGAGGCAAGTGTTTCGCCATGCTTTGGGGGCGGCAGATCGTTCTAGGAAAGCTTATTTTGGTTTGTTTCCTTTTAAGTGGAATGACTGGCTACAGTCTTTTCATGCCCTACGCGGGGAAGGACGCTT
Above is a genomic segment from Fischerella sp. JS2 containing:
- the devC gene encoding ABC transporter permease DevC — translated: MRKKIPVAWLQLARQKLRFLVALAGIAFVAVLMFMQIGFQDALYASATQVQKNLEGDLFVISSQYKSLTSNQSFPRIRLYQALGFDSIESVNSLYVQFAKLKNPINGRKFPIYVLGFDPAKSVFKLPEVNKNLNLLKRPNVVLFDRGSRPEFGPIAEKVVQNEPVSIEIFGYNSLIGYRVKVAGLFKLGPSFGVDGNLMISYSTFIRVFKDRSPEYIDIGLLTLKPGADPQKVLAMLSAHLPKDVKVLTREGFMNFEKNYWSVRTPIGFIFNLMVIMGFIVGVVVVYQILYSNISSHLAEYATLKAMGFKNKYLLGIVFQQAFILAILGYIPGIFISIFLYDLAKNATKLPVLMSYDKALIILLATLLMCLTSAFLSTNKLRVVDPAEIF
- a CDS encoding ABC exporter membrane fusion protein; amino-acid sequence: MVQKQRQPITIPTNRLPIILVIAMTLGIGAISLYSFSRFRSKSVDNTSVNPVNSPTISAIAALGRLEPQGEVINLSAPNSQGGVQVARLLVKEGEKVQKGQAIALLDSFYVRLAALENAKKQVLVAQASLNQVKIGAKAGDLAAQKATIARIEAELRGEISAQQATIARLEAELRNAESENRRYQMLYQQGAISASDADAKRLRVDTVQQQLNEAKATQNRTVDTLQKQLIEARARLASIAEVRPTDIQAAQAEVEKAKTAVAQAQADLDLSMVRSPIDGQVIKIYTWPGEIIGNQGIAQIGRTDQMYVVAEVYETDIQKVHLGQPATITSNAFLGEIQGTVTEIGLQVTQQNIFTNNPGADTDNKVVEVKIRINNPADNQRVAALTNLQVEVLIHTKQSHQ
- a CDS encoding DUF4336 domain-containing protein — its product is MNTQNMQTQQDGIFLKDWSWPFWPVLPLYPFGRRRTIRQEVVKDTIWTFDQIQGIFYVVVPIRMTVVKLEAGGLLVYAPIAPTPECIRLVEELVTEHGDVKYIILPTISGLEHKVFVGPFARRFPQAQVFVAPKQWSFPLNLPLSWLGLPGGRTHVLPSNSSDTPFADEFDYAILGPIELGPGRFAEVAFLHKRSRTLLVTDIVLSIPAEPPEIVQLDPYPLLFHAKDDAFHTVFDTEANRRKGWQRIVLFAFYFQPSTLEVIGTRQVFRHALGAADRSRKAYFGLFPFKWNDWLQSFHALRGEGRLFVAPILQTLILNRDPEKTIKWANQVASWDFQRIIPCHLDSPIEATPTQFRQAFVFLEKTENPPQSLPKEDLKFLNELSQGLSKWGITPPPKERV
- a CDS encoding class I SAM-dependent methyltransferase is translated as MKDKIKPDWAGEGLLSQFVNLLIQTRPIYNLMKHQARQVIIKTAEKNGVPWRKNYETLAASGVKQQLTEIVDSNIVYPDYYQVPFHAYSEGNLCWQAALEAPSATYSMALRVWPKEKLTWETAHDRLRDTFHQVLATYGPQEVKDILDIGCSVGISTLALHRFYQKKQNHPVRTIGLDLSPYMLAVAKTLDVNGEISQWLHAKGEDTKLQSNSFDLVTLQFVTHELPHYISKAIFTEALRLLRPGGYIALVDNNPKSPVIQNLPPVLFTLMKSTEPWSDDYYSFDIEAALEEVGFEKPVTVASDPRHRTIISRKPQ
- a CDS encoding DevA family ABC transporter ATP-binding protein → MFQQDVVVSVRNLNHYFGQKSLRSQILFDINLVIKSGEIVILSGPSGSGKTTLLTLIGGLRSVQEGNLKFLNWELHGTSNETLVQVRRNIGYIFQAHNLLDFLTARQNVQMSLELHKNISYRQARLKSEAMLHAVKLGHRINYYPTELSGGQKQRVAIARALVSQPKLVLADEPTAALDSKSGREVVEIMQQLAKEQQCAILMVTHDNRVLDIADKIIHIEDGRLIKEELF